One window from the genome of Pelobates fuscus isolate aPelFus1 chromosome 13, aPelFus1.pri, whole genome shotgun sequence encodes:
- the LOC134583167 gene encoding prolactin-releasing peptide receptor-like: MMSENTFNESVTNATHVFSGLDLLFLLKPLFIPLYALLVTVACLGNSVLILLIAFTKKLHNTTNFLIGNLAAADLVMCIFCVPLTASYAFEVRGWLFGKFMCHFVTLMQAATVFVSVLSLTAIAVDRYVVVVYPIRRRIDCKSCVYIVMVIWLVSIGVSMPTSIRTHYLDLKKIGHDMVVCEEFWTHHEKERLLYSCTMLLLSYMLPLSAVTISYCAIAFHLRKRNVPGAASHNQDKWFKKKQKTFRMLIISVMAFAICWLPLQVVNLIRDVDEDFTILDKYYINVIQVTCHLFAMSSACYNPFIYASLHDKFRFHLRNYFYHKKRAGMMSSKNSRLNTCSTLADVPVVLSDKITLQGRFSFN, from the coding sequence ATGATGTCAGAGAACACATTTAACGAGTCTGTAACGAATGCCACCCACGTATTTTCTGGTCTGGACCTTCTATTTCTTCTGAAGCCCCTCTTCATCCCTCTCTACGCACTACTGGTGACTGTGGCCTGTCTGGGCAACTCTGTCCTAATCTTACTTATTGCATTTACTAAAAAGCTTCACAACACCACGAATTTCCTGATTGGGAAcctagctgctgctgatttggtgATGTGCATATTTTGTGTCCCACTAACTGCTTCCTATGCATTTGAGGTCCGTGGCTGGCTTTTTGGGAAATTCATGTGCCATTTTGTCACATTAATGCAGGCGGCTACTGTCTTTGTTTCCGTCCTGTCGTTGACCGCTATTGCAGTAGATCGATATGTCGTAGTTGTCTACCCAATCAGAAGAAGAATAGACTGTAAATCGTGTGTCTATATTGTCATGGTGATCTGGCTGGTGTCCATCGGAGTCTCTATGCCAACGTCCATCCGCACTCATTATCTTGATCTCAAGAAAATTGGCCACGATATGGTTGTTTGTGAGGAATTTTGGACGCACCATGAGAAGGAGCGGCTGTTGTACTCTTGCACCATGCTCCTCTTGTCCTATATGCTCCCACTATCTGCGGTCACCATATCTTACTGTGCCATCGCTTTCCACCTGAGGAAAAGAAACGTTCCTGGCGCGGCGTCTCACAACCAAGACAAATGGTTTAAGAAAAAGCAGAAAACGTTCCGCATGCTCATAATCTCGGTCATGGCTTTTGCCATCTGCTGGCTTCCTCTTCAGGTGGTCAATCTAATCCGTGATGTTGATGAAGATTTTACCATTCTGGATAAATACTATATCAATGTCATCCAGGTGACATGCCACCTATTTGCCATGAGCTCTGCATGCTATAACCCTTTCATCTATGCTTCGCTCCACGACAAGTTCCGCTTCCACCTGAGAAACTACTTCTACCACAAGAAACGAGCTGGCATGATGTCTAGCAAGAATTCCAGACTCAACACCTGTTCCACATTGGCTGATGTTCCGGTGGTCCTTTCAGACAAGATAACTCTGCAGGGCAGATTTTCCTTCAATTAG